One part of the Vicia villosa cultivar HV-30 ecotype Madison, WI linkage group LG6, Vvil1.0, whole genome shotgun sequence genome encodes these proteins:
- the LOC131612280 gene encoding S-adenosyl-L-methionine:benzoic acid/salicylic acid carboxyl methyltransferase 1-like, with protein MATEHILHMKGGVGETSYVNNSSLQKKVIMQVRTILEENMTFIMSNKSVKGSWKIADLGCSSGLNTLLSVSNIMNIIHKINMKLSNGKPVFQIYLNDVFENDFNTIFKALPDFYQQEREKNVGECFISATPGNFYGRLFPNNYIDFFHSSYSLHWLSQTPKKLIKNGEPLNKGNIYISKTSPPSVYEAYFKQFEKDFNYFLKSRFEELAFDGMMALTFIGRESHDKIISPQGVLGLVLNEMVQEGLVEENKLDMFNFPTYHPTEEEVRQVIEAEGSFTLQIIKTFKMGWDANLEKDNVNYVVDRKMRGEFISKCHRAVFEPLLITGFGENIMDALFSRFAKLLTQLIELETLEFTNIVLFLTKDS; from the exons ATGGCAACAGAACATATCCTTCACATGAAAGGTGGAGTCGGAGAAACAAGTTATGTTAATAACTCATCACTTCAG AAAAAAGTGATTATGCAAGTAAGAACCATACTtgaagaaaatatgacatttattATGTCAAACAAAAGTGTAAAAGGTAGTTGGAAAATAGCTGATTTAGGATGTTCTTCAGGACTAAACACACTTTTGTCCGTCTCAAATATCATGAACATCATCCATAAAATTAACATGAAACTAAGTAATGGGAAACCTGTATTTCAAATATATCTCAATGATGTATTTGAAAATGATTTCAATACAATCTTCAAAGCACTCCCTGATTTCTACCAACAAGAAAGAGAAAAGAATGTTGGAGAATGCTTCATAAGTGCAACACCAGGAAATTTTTATGGAAGGCTATTTCCAAATAATTACATTGATTTTTTTCATTCATCCTACAGCCTTCATTGGCTATCTCAG ACACCAAAAAAATTGATCAAGAATGGAGAACCACTCAACAAGGGAAATATTTACATATCCAAAACAAGTCCTCCATCCGTCTATGAAGCATATTTTAAGCAATTTGAGAAAGATTTTAACTATTTTCTAAAGTCACGCTTTGAGGAATTAGCATTCGATGGTATGATGGCACTAACATTCATTGGCAGAGAATCACATGACAAAATTATTTCTCCTCAAGGGGTACTTGGCTTGGTACTCAATGAGATGGTCCAAGAG GGATTGGTTGAAGAGAATAAATTAGACATGTTTAACTTTCCTACATACCATCCGACCGAAGAGGAAGTAAGACAAGTAATTGAGGCAGAAGGATCTTTTACTCTTCAAATAATAAAGACTTTTAAAATGGGTTGGGATGCAAACCTTGAGAAAGATAATGTTAATTATGTTGTTGATAGAAAAATGAGAGGGGAGTTCATATCCAAGTGtcatcgagctgtttttgaacctCTTCTAATAACTGGATTTGGTGAAAATATCATGGATGCACTATTCTCAAGATTTGCAAAGTTGCTTACACAACTCATTGAATTAGAGACATTGGAGTTTACTAATATTGTATTGTTCTTGACCAAAGATTCTTGA
- the LOC131612281 gene encoding probable caffeine synthase MTL2 — MATEHVLRMKGGVGETSYTNNSLLQRKVIMEVKTILEENMTFMMSNKSIKGCWKIADLGCSSGPNTLLAISNILSIIHNIYLKLNHGKPVFQIYLNDLFENDFNTIFKLLPDFYQQEKEKNVGECFISATPGNFYGKLFPNNYIDFFHSSYSLHWLSQAPKDSTKKAKPLNMENICVTRTSPPSVYDAYCKQFQIDFKCFLKSRFEELSSSGMMVLTFLSRETVHEISSCEVLSTVLNEMFQEGLVEQEKLSMLDLPIYYPTIKEVRQVINEEGSFTLQTLKTFKIGWDANLQEDLDEYVLDNKMRGEFIAKYHRAIFEPLLIIEFGENIVDEIFSRFAKLIAKIMELERLEYTNIVLFMTKDL; from the exons ATGGCAACGGAACATGTCCTTCGCATGAAAGGTGGTGTTGGAGAAACAAGTTATACAAATAACTCCTTACTTCAG AGAAAAGTGATTATGGAAGTGAAAACCATACTTGAAGAAAATATGACATTCATGATGTCCAACAAAAGTATAAAAGGTTGTTGGAAAATAGCTGACTTAGGTTGCTCTTCAGGACCAAACACACTTTTGGCCATCTCAAATATCTTGAGCATCATCCATAACATTTACTTGAAGTTAAATCATGGGAAACCTGTATTTCAAATTTATCTCAATGatttatttgaaaatgatttcaatacaatcttcaaattactacCTGATTTCTaccaacaagaaaaagaaaagaatgttgGAGAATGCTTCATAAGTGCAACACCAGGAAATTTTTATGGGAAACTATTTCCAAATAATTACATTGACTTTTTTCATTCATCCTATAGTCTTCATTGGCTATCTCAG GCACCAAAAGATTCAACCAAGAAAGCAAAGCCACTAAACATGGAAAATATTTGTGTAACAAGAACAAGTCCTCCATCGGTTTATGATGCATATTGTAAGCAATTTCAAATTgatttcaaatgttttttaaagTCACGCTTCGAGGAACTATCTTCAAGTGGCATGATGGTATTAACATTCCTTAGTAGAGAAACAGTGCATGAAATTAGTTCTTGCGAGGTACTTAGCACGGTACTTAATGAGATGTTCCAAGAG GGTTTGGTTGAACAAGAAAAATTGAGCATGCTTGATTTGCCTATATATTACCCTACAATAAAAGAAGTTAGACAAGTGATTAATGAAGAAGGTTCTTTCACCCTTCAAACATTGAAGACTTTTAAGATAGGTTGGGATGCAAACCTACAAGAAGATCTTGATGAATATGTTCTTGATAACAAGATGAGAGGAGAGTTCATAGCTAAATACCATAGAGCTATTTTCGAACCTCTTTTAATCATCGAGTTTGGTGAAAATATTGTGGATGAAATCTTTTCAAGGTTTGCAAAGTTGATTGCAAAGATTATGGAGTTAGAGAGACTAGAGTATACCAATATTGTATTATTCATGACTAAGGATCTTTAA